The genomic window AATTTCTGTACCCATAAATATGAGCAAACCAATTTATAATTACGCCGTGTATTGGTGCCATTAAAAAAGCTACAGGTAAAAACAACCATTGCCACCAAGCAGTTGCAAAGAAAATAAAAAACACAGTGTATAAAGCAGCCCAAACTAATCGAGACACTCTAGAACTTGCAAACTTATCGAAAGACTCCCATTGCGGAACATTTTTTGTAAACTTATCAGCAACCTCAATTCGTTTTTGATTTATGTCTTGATAAATGTTTTTTGTACGCCACATCATAGAAAACACATTGGCATCATATTTAGGCGAATGCGGGTCTTTTTCAGTGTCGGCATAAGCATGGTGCATTCTATGCATAACGCCATAACCATAAGCACTTAAGTAATTAGAACCTTGAAAAACCCAAGTTAAAAAGAAACATATACGCTCTGCTATTTTAGACATGGTAAAGGTTTGATGCGCCGCATAACGATGCAAAAAGAACGTTTGAAAAAACAAACCTGTATACCATAAAATGATAATAAAAATAAGAATACTCATAATCTTTGTTTAGTTAACAAAGGTCTTATTACTTTATGGAAATTACAATGAACCTAGGTTAAGAAATTCGTTTCCTAATTCGGCTTAAAGCCTGTGCTGTAACCCCAATATACGAAGCAATATATTTTAAAGGCACCTCTTTAATTAAGTTTGGACGCTCTGTAAATAGCTTAAGGTAACGCTCTTCTGCAGTTTCATTTAAAAGCGATTGCTCTCGTTTAGATTTTATGAGAAATAAACGCTCTGACGACATGCGCCCGATAACATTACCAACAAAACTTTTTTGATATACTTCTTGTAAATCTTTATAAGAAATACTCCAAATAACCATATTTGTAAGCGCCTCTATTTGGTAGAGCGATGGTTTGTGTGTTAAAAACGAATCGTAAGCGCTTATAAATTCATTTTCGAAACAAAACCCGAAAGTGATTTCTTTCTCTTTATCTTCCTTCGGAATTAAAAAACGTGCAATACCAGATTCTATAAAAGAGATGTAGTTCTCCACCTGACCAATTTCGGTAAGTTTATCTTTTTTATTAAACTCGCGCTTAATTAATTTAGATGAAAACAACGTCCAATCGGTATCGTTCACAGTAATGGTTTCTTCTATATAAGCTCTAATATTTTTCATATGAAACTGTTATATACAAATAACGTTATTTTTAATAAAAAAAGTAATTTTTTTTCAGACTATCCTAATATAATCTAGAGAACGTGTTTGATGAGGGAAAAAACATTTAAAGCATAACTCTTTCCTTTTTTCAAAAAAAGCTATCCAAAAGGATAGCTTCTATTAAGTTTCACTTCAAAACTCTAGTAATATTATTAAGAAGAAACTTCTTAAAATTATTTTATATACTGCTTCAATATTTCTTTTAAAATAAGTAAATCTTTATCCTTACTTCTAATTATGCTCTGTTTATCATCACATTCAAATAAAGAATAATCTATTTCAACTAAATTGATGTCTTTTTTATCAAGCACATCTTTTCGTCTTTTATTATATTTTTTTATTTGCTCACTTCTAGTAATACCGCTTACCGTCATAACATCTAGCTTATCCGAATCTTGATCCAATTCGTTCTGCTTTTCTGCAAATTCAATTACTAAATTAGCCTCTTTATAAAAGCCCGGTAAAGATAATTTTGTTCTTGTTTTACCTCTTTTATGCATATCACCTAACAAAAAAGGAAAAGTATGTTTACGCGAAGATTTTTCAGCAAGTAATTCGTCGCATAGATCTAAGATGTAGAACTCATCACTATTTTCTCTTTGTGCTTTAGATTTTTCTTTTTTAGAAACGGCTGTTATAGCTTCATTTGGAACAAACTTAGCGCCTTCTCTTACCAAATACCAATAGACAGCTGTTTCTGTGCGTTCTGCGTGAACTGTAGGTATTCTAGTCAAGGCTTTCTCTTTATCTAAAGCTCGTAACACTTTACGAAGAGGTAAACCTTTTTTATTATCCTTTGTAAAAACACCTGCTAATATTAAATCTGCCATGATGTCTTTTGCAGGAATCCAATCTTTATTAGTATGTGTATTAAAGTAATTCTCTATTACCTTATTAATTTGAGTGACTATGTCTTCGTTATTACGATTATTCTCCATGATTATAACTTTTATGTATTGCATTTGACTGCAACTAAAAACGGGCGCAAGGTAAGCCAATATTATTATGATATAATTATACTAGTTACTTAATTATGTTTTTAAAATAGTATATGCATATATT from Algibacter sp. L1A34 includes these protein-coding regions:
- a CDS encoding acyl-CoA desaturase, whose protein sequence is MSILIFIIILWYTGLFFQTFFLHRYAAHQTFTMSKIAERICFFLTWVFQGSNYLSAYGYGVMHRMHHAYADTEKDPHSPKYDANVFSMMWRTKNIYQDINQKRIEVADKFTKNVPQWESFDKFASSRVSRLVWAALYTVFFIFFATAWWQWLFLPVAFLMAPIHGVIINWFAHIYGYRNFKVADTSKNLLPFDFLMMGEGYHNNHHSHSGRANFGVRWFEVDITYCIMVVLDKLHIIKLKKAVS
- a CDS encoding Crp/Fnr family transcriptional regulator; protein product: MKNIRAYIEETITVNDTDWTLFSSKLIKREFNKKDKLTEIGQVENYISFIESGIARFLIPKEDKEKEITFGFCFENEFISAYDSFLTHKPSLYQIEALTNMVIWSISYKDLQEVYQKSFVGNVIGRMSSERLFLIKSKREQSLLNETAEERYLKLFTERPNLIKEVPLKYIASYIGVTAQALSRIRKRIS